Proteins encoded by one window of Enterococcus faecalis:
- a CDS encoding MarR family winged helix-turn-helix transcriptional regulator, whose product MKKTDILNKLLKIAQQPYLIFASSIEEKPDNTFETLKLLASEENVTAGRIAEYLDIKPSSVTQIIKKLESVKAVKRVKNESDARVTFVVLTDKGRESLSTQGNISNGFNEEMFKGFSEEELESLNNYLERIEKNISSEEFLDKIETIFGDDKNWEHFRKISARYGRAREQMMGHDGFGRFGEFNGEYGGFEGWKRGRRR is encoded by the coding sequence ATGAAAAAAACAGATATTTTAAATAAACTATTAAAAATTGCTCAACAACCTTACTTAATCTTTGCTTCTAGCATAGAGGAGAAACCAGATAACACTTTTGAAACGTTAAAATTGCTTGCTTCTGAAGAAAATGTAACAGCTGGAAGAATCGCTGAATATTTAGATATAAAACCTTCTAGTGTGACACAAATCATAAAAAAATTAGAGTCTGTTAAAGCAGTTAAACGAGTCAAAAATGAATCAGATGCTCGGGTCACATTCGTTGTATTGACCGATAAGGGACGAGAAAGTTTAAGTACTCAAGGAAATATTTCCAATGGATTTAATGAAGAAATGTTTAAGGGCTTTTCAGAGGAGGAACTAGAGTCTTTAAATAATTATTTAGAACGTATAGAAAAGAATATTTCTAGTGAAGAATTTTTAGATAAAATTGAAACAATTTTTGGCGACGATAAAAATTGGGAACATTTCAGAAAAATATCAGCTAGATATGGTAGAGCTAGAGAACAGATGATGGGACATGATGGCTTTGGTAGATTTGGTGAATTCAACGGTGAATACGGTGGCTTTGAAGGATGGAAGAGAGGTCGGAGAAGATAA
- the pgsA gene encoding CDP-diacylglycerol--glycerol-3-phosphate 3-phosphatidyltransferase, whose product MNLPNKLTVLRIFMIPIFIIIVSVPMDWGTISFGDTTLAVTQLVGAIIFAVASFTDWLDGKIARAQGLVTNFGKFADPLADKMLVMTAFIVLVGQGKVPAWIVAIIVCRELAVTGLRLLLVEHGEVMAAAWPGKVKTATQMVAIILLFINNIPFSALHLPLDQIMLYACLIFTIYSGVDYFAKNKDVFKGSM is encoded by the coding sequence GTGAATTTACCAAATAAATTAACAGTTTTAAGAATATTTATGATTCCGATTTTTATTATTATTGTGTCGGTGCCAATGGACTGGGGAACGATTAGTTTTGGCGACACAACGTTAGCCGTTACCCAATTAGTGGGCGCGATTATTTTTGCAGTTGCTAGTTTTACAGACTGGTTGGATGGCAAAATTGCCCGTGCACAAGGCTTGGTGACGAACTTCGGAAAATTTGCGGACCCATTAGCGGACAAAATGCTAGTGATGACCGCTTTTATCGTCTTAGTTGGTCAAGGCAAAGTACCTGCTTGGATTGTAGCAATTATTGTTTGTCGTGAATTGGCAGTAACTGGTTTACGGTTGTTATTAGTCGAACATGGCGAAGTAATGGCAGCAGCTTGGCCAGGAAAAGTAAAAACAGCTACCCAAATGGTTGCAATTATTTTACTATTCATTAACAACATTCCATTTTCAGCACTCCATCTACCACTAGATCAAATCATGTTATATGCCTGCTTGATTTTCACCATTTACTCTGGTGTTGATTATTTTGCTAAGAATAAAGATGTTTTTAAAGGTTCGATGTAA
- a CDS encoding RodZ domain-containing protein, protein MASVNIGETLKEARLQKNISIDELQQMTKIQKRYLEIIEQNDFESLPGTFYVRAFIRQYASAVGLDGNQLVDIYDGKEPAIVEEPKPVYEELEGSRKQLHDEEKQSSWLLRNLPAIAFSLIGLAIAVVVLYIMWQDQKAEPIIQTPATSASVEKPKESSQAPESSTQSSTPPSSSSEPEKKTAVAVVSDANNQVTATVKDANSPINITFKGTEGSCWIGVMVDGNYTYQHTLQAGETQTTALPANAANATLILGASNNVAIQVDGADLTLEKTPVLIRKDVTLGITYR, encoded by the coding sequence GTGGCCAGCGTAAATATTGGAGAAACACTAAAAGAAGCAAGATTGCAGAAGAACATCTCAATTGATGAACTGCAACAAATGACAAAAATTCAAAAAAGATATTTAGAAATTATTGAACAAAACGATTTTGAGTCCTTACCAGGCACCTTTTATGTGCGGGCGTTTATCCGCCAATATGCAAGTGCGGTCGGCTTAGATGGCAATCAATTGGTAGATATCTATGATGGCAAAGAACCAGCAATTGTCGAAGAACCCAAGCCAGTGTATGAAGAGCTTGAAGGATCACGTAAGCAATTGCATGACGAAGAAAAGCAATCCAGTTGGTTACTGCGGAACTTACCAGCCATTGCCTTTTCGTTAATTGGTTTAGCCATTGCGGTCGTAGTGCTGTACATTATGTGGCAAGATCAAAAAGCCGAACCGATTATTCAAACACCTGCAACTAGTGCCAGTGTGGAAAAACCCAAAGAATCAAGTCAAGCCCCAGAAAGTAGCACACAAAGTAGTACACCACCGTCTTCTTCAAGCGAACCAGAGAAGAAAACAGCTGTGGCTGTGGTGAGTGATGCCAACAATCAAGTGACTGCAACGGTTAAAGATGCGAATAGTCCAATCAACATTACCTTTAAAGGGACTGAAGGCTCTTGCTGGATTGGCGTGATGGTCGATGGCAACTATACGTACCAACACACCCTGCAAGCAGGAGAGACCCAAACAACAGCTTTACCTGCGAATGCCGCCAATGCAACACTGATTCTAGGCGCCTCAAATAACGTCGCCATTCAAGTCGATGGCGCCGATTTAACACTGGAAAAAACGCCAGTTTTAATTCGTAAGGATGTTACATTAGGGATTACGTATCGTTAG
- the yfmH gene encoding EF-P 5-aminopentanol modification-associated protein YfmH, giving the protein MIKKDYAQIKETLYTETLENGLKVYLLPKNDFQKTYGLFTTDYGSIDNTFVPIGQEEMIEVPDGIAHFLEHKMFEKEDGDVFQKFGQQGASANAFTSFTKTSYLFSTTDQVTQNLETLLDFVQSPYFTKETVEKEKGIIGQEIQMYLDDPNWRLFFGILGNLYPKHPLHIDIAGTVASIAEITAEDLYTCYNTFYHPSNMTLFVVGKMDPEALMAFIRENQAAKEFPAAQPIRRHFPEETAADIVKESAIEMAVTRAKVLVGLKGLDEVPTTGRDLMKYQVTVNLLLQLLFGNTSQNYLALYDEGLLDDSFSYDFNLDRSFHFADIGGDSEQPEVLAERIEAILLSATTSPELTEENLSLLKKKMIGKYFQSLNSLEYIANQFSQSLFGETTLFDKIEVIESIQLADVRQVAETLIREEGLSRFYMYPKGETEQ; this is encoded by the coding sequence ATGATTAAAAAAGACTATGCACAAATTAAAGAAACATTGTATACAGAAACACTGGAAAATGGTTTAAAGGTTTACCTATTACCGAAAAATGATTTCCAAAAAACGTATGGCTTGTTTACGACCGATTATGGTTCCATCGACAATACGTTCGTGCCAATTGGTCAAGAGGAAATGATTGAAGTGCCTGACGGAATCGCCCACTTTTTAGAACATAAAATGTTTGAAAAAGAAGATGGCGATGTCTTCCAAAAATTTGGGCAACAAGGGGCTTCAGCGAATGCCTTTACCAGTTTTACGAAAACGAGTTATTTGTTTTCAACGACGGATCAAGTGACACAAAATCTAGAAACGTTGCTTGATTTTGTGCAATCGCCGTATTTCACGAAGGAAACGGTCGAAAAAGAAAAAGGCATCATCGGACAAGAAATTCAAATGTATTTAGATGATCCTAACTGGCGCTTGTTCTTTGGCATTTTAGGCAACCTTTATCCGAAACATCCATTGCATATTGATATTGCCGGCACAGTGGCAAGTATTGCGGAGATTACCGCAGAAGATTTGTATACATGCTACAATACGTTTTATCATCCAAGTAATATGACCTTATTCGTGGTAGGGAAAATGGACCCTGAAGCGTTAATGGCCTTCATTCGTGAAAACCAAGCGGCGAAAGAGTTTCCTGCCGCCCAACCTATTCGTCGGCATTTTCCTGAAGAAACAGCTGCTGACATTGTCAAAGAGAGCGCCATTGAAATGGCAGTCACACGGGCAAAAGTGCTTGTTGGCTTGAAAGGCTTAGATGAAGTGCCAACAACGGGTCGTGACTTAATGAAATATCAAGTCACCGTGAACTTGTTGTTACAATTATTGTTTGGTAATACCTCTCAAAACTATTTGGCTCTTTATGATGAAGGCTTGTTAGATGATAGTTTTAGTTATGACTTTAATTTAGATCGCAGTTTCCATTTTGCGGATATTGGCGGCGATAGTGAGCAACCAGAAGTCTTAGCAGAACGAATTGAAGCTATTTTATTATCTGCCACAACAAGTCCAGAATTAACGGAAGAAAATTTGTCCTTATTGAAGAAAAAAATGATTGGTAAATATTTCCAATCCTTAAACTCTTTAGAGTATATCGCCAACCAATTTTCACAATCATTGTTTGGGGAAACCACGCTGTTTGATAAGATTGAAGTCATTGAAAGCATTCAATTAGCCGACGTCCGCCAAGTAGCAGAGACCTTGATTCGTGAAGAAGGATTGAGCCGTTTCTACATGTATCCTAAAGGAGAAACCGAGCAATAA
- the yfmF gene encoding EF-P 5-aminopentanol modification-associated protein YfmF: MSVQLVKGVNLHVIPTEKYKTVRLLVRFNTRLNHETITKRTLLSSLMETNSLNYPNQVKLSERLAELYGASFGIGVSKKGNQHWFNISMNIVNDHYLQDSQVLAEAVDFLKEIIFAPNIQAGQFEAETFQREKENLKAYLESIVEDKQTYASLALQSVYFNQSEDQKIPSFGTVAALAKETAASLAAYYQKMLAEDQVDIFVLGDVNEAELVPLFKQLPFTPREEGKAAIFYNQPIRNVIEERTEREVLAQSKLNLAYNTDIYYGDSYYFALQVFNGIFGGFPHSKLFMNVREKEHLAYYASSSIDTFRGFMTVQTGIDGKNRNQVLRLISTELENIRLGKISELEIEQTKAMLKNQYILALDNAGAWLEKEYLNQLMPQTMLTAEEWIARINAVTIPEIQEVAKRLELQAIFFLEGETEND, encoded by the coding sequence ATGTCTGTTCAATTAGTTAAAGGCGTGAATTTACACGTCATTCCTACAGAAAAATATAAAACGGTGCGTCTTTTAGTCCGCTTTAATACACGATTAAATCATGAAACCATTACAAAAAGAACGCTGTTGTCCAGTTTAATGGAAACCAACAGCTTGAATTACCCGAATCAAGTCAAGTTAAGTGAGCGTTTGGCGGAACTTTACGGCGCCAGCTTTGGGATTGGCGTTTCCAAAAAAGGCAATCAACATTGGTTTAATATTTCTATGAACATTGTCAATGATCATTATTTACAGGATAGTCAGGTTCTCGCCGAAGCGGTGGACTTTTTGAAGGAAATTATTTTTGCCCCCAATATTCAAGCGGGCCAATTTGAGGCAGAAACCTTCCAACGGGAGAAAGAGAACTTGAAAGCGTACTTGGAAAGTATTGTGGAGGATAAGCAAACCTATGCTTCTTTGGCGCTTCAAAGTGTCTATTTTAATCAATCAGAGGATCAAAAAATCCCTAGTTTTGGGACTGTTGCGGCGTTAGCTAAGGAAACAGCGGCGTCATTAGCGGCATATTATCAAAAAATGCTGGCGGAAGATCAAGTGGATATTTTTGTTTTAGGTGATGTCAATGAGGCGGAGCTAGTGCCGTTATTCAAGCAATTACCGTTTACGCCTCGTGAAGAAGGCAAAGCCGCGATTTTCTACAATCAACCAATTCGCAACGTGATTGAAGAGCGGACCGAGCGTGAGGTGCTAGCCCAATCGAAATTAAACTTGGCTTACAACACGGATATTTATTATGGCGATAGCTATTATTTTGCGTTGCAAGTGTTTAATGGGATTTTTGGCGGTTTCCCGCATTCTAAATTATTTATGAATGTCCGTGAAAAAGAGCATTTAGCGTATTATGCTTCTAGTAGTATCGACACTTTCCGTGGCTTCATGACGGTTCAAACAGGGATCGATGGCAAAAATCGGAATCAGGTCTTGCGTTTGATTTCGACAGAATTGGAAAATATTCGCTTAGGTAAGATTAGCGAATTAGAAATTGAACAAACGAAAGCAATGCTAAAAAATCAGTATATCTTAGCGTTAGATAATGCAGGCGCGTGGCTGGAAAAAGAATACTTGAACCAATTAATGCCACAGACGATGCTAACGGCGGAGGAATGGATTGCGCGGATTAATGCCGTGACTATTCCAGAAATCCAAGAAGTAGCCAAACGCTTGGAACTTCAAGCGATCTTCTTTTTGGAAGGAGAAACGGAAAATGATTAA
- the mscL gene encoding large conductance mechanosensitive channel protein MscL, which translates to MIKEFKEFIMRGSVLDLAVGVVIGSAFTAIVTQVVEGLITPLISLIFVLTTGKKSADDALGALVYKVEGVEFNIGSVISALITFLITAFVLFLIVKAANKMKNRGKKEEAAEEEEVVPTSEDYLKEIRDLLAAQTPPAETVKTDSTFTEK; encoded by the coding sequence ATGATTAAAGAATTTAAAGAGTTTATCATGCGCGGGAGTGTCTTAGACCTAGCCGTTGGTGTTGTCATTGGTAGTGCGTTTACAGCGATTGTGACACAAGTGGTGGAAGGCTTGATTACCCCGTTAATTAGTCTGATTTTTGTCTTGACGACTGGGAAAAAGAGTGCCGACGATGCATTGGGTGCCCTTGTTTATAAAGTCGAAGGCGTTGAATTCAATATTGGTAGCGTGATTAGTGCACTTATTACATTTTTAATTACGGCCTTCGTCCTCTTCTTGATTGTCAAAGCGGCGAACAAAATGAAAAACCGTGGCAAAAAAGAAGAAGCGGCAGAAGAAGAAGAAGTGGTACCAACGAGCGAAGATTACTTAAAAGAAATTCGCGACTTATTAGCGGCGCAAACACCGCCTGCTGAAACTGTCAAAACAGACAGCACCTTCACAGAGAAATAA
- a CDS encoding WxL domain-containing protein codes for MKKKIMASLLVSSAVVGASLAPLSAHAVTTGNTPVQAEFEAGVLPDQGDNTVGMGSVDPDPTQPNTDFDLVTIPRSFDFSPVKIGEDLTSIQAIFPSYETTRAVMVGDLRGTKEGWHVTGQLTKMNNEADELAGDINFGLEMNYAKHVTIPTDFYTVSPVLNGMNIADDPAAPSAIGTSIKIGGGATALMNATVGKGQGIWAGRFRNMTLNVTTPMQQLKKGAYTGNITWNLVAGPSI; via the coding sequence ATGAAAAAGAAAATAATGGCAAGTTTATTGGTTAGTAGCGCCGTAGTTGGCGCTAGTTTGGCACCACTTTCAGCACATGCGGTGACGACAGGGAATACGCCGGTGCAGGCGGAGTTTGAGGCGGGCGTATTGCCAGATCAAGGGGATAATACTGTTGGTATGGGATCTGTAGATCCAGATCCAACTCAACCAAATACAGATTTTGATTTAGTAACCATTCCAAGAAGTTTTGATTTTTCTCCAGTAAAAATTGGTGAAGATTTAACATCTATTCAAGCAATTTTTCCTTCCTATGAAACCACACGAGCTGTTATGGTGGGTGATTTACGAGGAACAAAAGAAGGCTGGCATGTAACTGGTCAACTAACAAAAATGAATAATGAGGCAGATGAACTAGCAGGTGATATTAATTTTGGGTTGGAAATGAACTATGCAAAACATGTTACTATTCCAACAGATTTTTATACAGTGTCTCCTGTTTTAAATGGCATGAATATCGCTGATGATCCAGCAGCCCCTAGTGCTATTGGAACCAGCATAAAAATTGGTGGTGGCGCCACTGCATTAATGAATGCAACTGTGGGCAAAGGACAAGGAATTTGGGCAGGACGTTTCAGAAATATGACATTGAATGTCACTACACCAATGCAACAACTTAAAAAAGGCGCCTACACAGGCAACATCACCTGGAACCTCGTGGCAGGACCATCAATCTAA
- a CDS encoding WxL domain-containing protein, translated as MKKKIMASLLVGSAVVGASLAPLSAQAVTTGNTPVQVEFGGGMLPDAGGDPNTVRPDPGATNSNFDLIFIPREYDFGKLSISDDLTKPIPNKNDAGRNGHTEAIGIGDLRGTKEGWHVTAQSDGMKLGDESLEGNITIGVNGFYALRYDESTNQYTNQGATIDMEARPEGVNPDLWNLPLAGDAVLVANATSGKGQGIWGLSMFDTALNITTSAYNIKAGAYTGNITWNLVAGPSI; from the coding sequence ATGAAAAAGAAAATAATGGCAAGTTTATTGGTTGGTAGTGCCGTAGTTGGCGCAAGTTTGGCACCACTTTCGGCACAGGCGGTGACGACAGGGAATACGCCGGTGCAGGTGGAGTTTGGTGGGGGTATGTTGCCAGATGCTGGTGGAGATCCGAATACAGTAAGACCAGATCCAGGTGCTACAAATAGTAATTTTGATTTAATATTTATTCCAAGGGAATATGATTTTGGTAAGCTTTCTATTTCAGATGATTTAACCAAACCTATTCCTAATAAAAACGATGCAGGTCGTAATGGACACACGGAAGCTATTGGTATAGGTGATTTACGGGGAACGAAAGAGGGCTGGCATGTTACTGCTCAGTCAGATGGTATGAAGCTAGGAGATGAAAGTTTAGAAGGAAATATTACTATTGGTGTTAATGGCTTTTATGCATTGAGATATGATGAAAGCACTAACCAATATACAAATCAGGGTGCTACAATAGATATGGAGGCTCGACCAGAAGGTGTAAACCCTGATTTATGGAACCTTCCTTTAGCAGGCGATGCAGTTCTTGTTGCTAATGCAACTTCTGGCAAAGGACAAGGAATATGGGGGTTATCCATGTTTGATACCGCTTTAAACATCACTACTTCTGCCTATAACATCAAAGCAGGCGCCTACACAGGCAACATCACCTGGAACCTCGTCGCAGGACCATCAATCTAA
- the treR gene encoding trehalose operon repressor, producing MNKFHDIFLELEQQIVQGDYQPGDLLPSENQLVETYNVSRETIRKALNLLINAGYIQKKQGKGSIVLNFKKFNFPISGVTSYKELQQTQHIESHTHVVSLEEIPVERNLAQLTGWTEGAPVWRLVRQREIEGEVDILDIDYLIKEIVPELPKHRAEDSIFDYLENDLGLAISYAQKEITVEPLTEMDKQLIGEVEGNHVVVVRSIMNLEDTRCFGYTESRHRLNKFKFVEFARRRKL from the coding sequence ATGAACAAGTTTCATGACATATTTTTAGAATTAGAACAACAAATTGTCCAAGGCGACTATCAGCCAGGCGATTTATTACCTAGTGAAAATCAATTAGTGGAAACTTACAATGTTTCCCGTGAAACAATTCGGAAAGCCTTGAATTTACTGATTAACGCTGGCTACATTCAGAAAAAACAAGGCAAAGGCTCGATTGTGCTCAACTTTAAAAAGTTTAATTTTCCTATTTCAGGGGTGACCAGTTACAAGGAGTTACAACAAACGCAACATATTGAAAGTCATACTCATGTGGTTTCCTTAGAAGAAATTCCTGTGGAGCGCAACTTGGCTCAGTTGACTGGTTGGACGGAAGGGGCCCCTGTGTGGCGCTTAGTTCGGCAACGGGAGATTGAAGGGGAAGTCGATATTTTAGATATTGATTACTTGATTAAAGAGATTGTCCCAGAACTGCCGAAGCACCGTGCCGAAGATTCGATTTTCGATTATCTGGAAAACGACCTTGGCTTGGCGATTAGTTATGCCCAGAAAGAAATTACCGTGGAACCGCTCACAGAGATGGACAAGCAGCTGATTGGTGAAGTGGAAGGCAATCATGTCGTCGTGGTCCGTAGTATCATGAACTTGGAAGATACCCGCTGTTTTGGCTATACAGAATCTCGTCACCGCTTAAACAAATTTAAGTTTGTGGAATTCGCCCGTCGCCGTAAATTGTAA